In the genome of Fundidesulfovibrio putealis DSM 16056, one region contains:
- a CDS encoding tyrosine-type recombinase/integrase, whose product MKARWNRTPYPGVRFREHGSRRHSGKPDRYFSIRYYINYKDCEEGLGWASEGWNAEKAHGVLARIKKNIKTGSGPQSLADLRAEGDAQREAEAQEARRLSVQGMTVSYFLTNHYMPEAKRSKRTWRDDDGRVRKIIPRLGHFPLAAVTRDDIRAFLDFLRQDGASESTALHYMAVLRRAYNMARVTEVEGVAIFSGQSPLEGVALPKPKNARERFLSYDEADALIQAAHASGQSDLHAAIVLAMNTGMRLGEILRLEWVDVDLTHGVITVREEQSRKPGGKVFINADVETVLRERLDAASCSENASGNGVRKVPGCLVLTPPKGGKERSSLTHRFAELVTRLGFNTHVKDARHKVVFHTLRHTFASWLAIAGTDIYRIKTLMRHKTITMTMRYAHLIPDATRAAVHNLRPANGATGS is encoded by the coding sequence ATGAAAGCGCGTTGGAACCGCACGCCCTACCCCGGCGTCAGATTTCGGGAACATGGCAGCCGTCGTCATAGCGGCAAGCCGGATCGCTACTTCAGCATCCGCTACTACATCAATTACAAGGACTGCGAGGAAGGGCTCGGATGGGCCTCCGAGGGCTGGAACGCGGAGAAGGCCCATGGGGTGCTCGCGCGCATCAAAAAGAACATCAAGACCGGTTCCGGCCCCCAGAGTCTCGCCGACCTCCGGGCCGAGGGCGACGCCCAGCGGGAGGCCGAAGCCCAGGAAGCCCGCCGCTTGAGCGTGCAGGGAATGACGGTTTCCTACTTCCTCACGAACCACTACATGCCCGAGGCCAAGCGCAGCAAACGTACCTGGCGTGATGACGACGGCCGGGTCCGGAAGATCATCCCCCGCCTGGGCCATTTCCCCCTTGCCGCCGTCACCCGGGACGACATCCGGGCCTTCCTGGACTTCCTGCGGCAGGACGGCGCGTCCGAGTCCACGGCCCTGCACTACATGGCCGTCCTGCGCCGGGCCTACAACATGGCCAGGGTGACGGAAGTGGAGGGCGTGGCCATCTTCTCCGGGCAGAGCCCTCTGGAGGGAGTGGCCCTGCCCAAGCCCAAGAACGCCCGAGAGCGCTTTCTCTCCTACGACGAGGCCGACGCACTGATCCAGGCCGCCCACGCCTCGGGACAGTCCGACCTGCACGCCGCCATCGTCCTGGCCATGAATACGGGCATGCGCCTTGGGGAAATACTGCGCCTTGAATGGGTCGACGTGGACCTCACCCACGGCGTCATCACCGTGAGGGAGGAGCAAAGCCGGAAGCCCGGAGGCAAGGTCTTCATTAATGCCGATGTGGAAACGGTACTTCGGGAACGCCTGGACGCCGCATCCTGCTCCGAGAATGCCAGCGGGAATGGAGTCCGAAAGGTTCCAGGCTGTCTGGTCCTGACACCGCCGAAGGGCGGGAAGGAACGCAGTTCCCTCACCCATCGCTTCGCGGAGCTTGTCACTAGGCTCGGGTTCAACACCCACGTGAAAGACGCGCGGCACAAGGTGGTCTTTCACACCTTGCGCCACACCTTTGCCTCCTGGCTGGCCATAGCCGGAACGGACATCTATCGCATCAAGACCTTGATGCGGCACAAGACCATCACCATGACCATGCGCTACGCCCATCTGATTCCCGACGCCACCAGGGCAGCCGTACACAATCTGCGTCCTGCCAACGGTGCTACAGGGTCTTGA
- the mgtA gene encoding magnesium-translocating P-type ATPase: MQKDDRDLTSLKGAKEAETEDENLRLDPEQEFAQQVEHFAQKAHTLATMAGKKTIAPWDLYKHLEALWEQISELAKRLAAPVEREKPAILGLTSEEAELRLEQFGPNQTVKEKKITFLNRLWDAVKNPLVILLLVLGTVAFLTDDMRSTIVIISMAVIGVALKVIQESKADTAAAQLKAMVHTTATVLRDGVRKEIPLAGVVPGDIVSLSAGDMIPADVQLLKAKDLYVNQATLTGEAMPVEKMSVEEPTGQELTLDNPSMCFMGTNVESGSGLALVMATGTKTYFGGIAAKLAEKRVETDFDKGIKKFTMLMLGFMAFMVPFVFLVNGYFKSDWAEAFMFALAVAVGLTPEMLPMVVTVCLSKGALAMSKQKVIVKRLESIQNFGAIDVLCTDKTGTLTQDKIILQLHLNVSGDEDDSVLEYACVNSLFQTGLKSAIDDAVIHDAQRHEINTAKYVKIDEIPFDFKRRRMSVVVKDTETGKVLLICKGAAEEVFDHSVRYLKEGALKPLEGKHLEKRQRLVTDLNEDGFRVVGLAYKEVDASRSEFSVADESELIFMGYLGFLDPPKETAAEALRILVDMGITPKILTGDNPIITANICAQVGLDDGGHIITGDEVGSMSDEELALKVEEYHVFAKLDPLQKERIVTILRKNGHVVGFMGDGINDAPALKAADVGISVDSAVDIAKESADIILLEKSLIVLEKGVLEGRKVFCNITKYIRMGASSNFGNMFSVLGASAFLPFLPMLPIQILVNNLMYDFSQTAMPTDNVDEDFLKRPRRWRIEDIKGYILTLGPISSLFDYTTFFVMLYAFNCWDNPSLFQTGWFIESLLSQTLIVHVIRTDKIPFFQSKASVPLTLTTLGICCLGLWFPFSPFAGSLGLVALPNTYWLFLVPILFCYLTLTQLLKTWLVRKLDTGWIKSRATR; the protein is encoded by the coding sequence ATGCAGAAGGATGATCGTGACCTCACGAGCCTAAAGGGCGCGAAGGAAGCAGAAACCGAGGATGAAAATCTTCGGCTCGACCCTGAGCAGGAATTCGCGCAGCAGGTGGAGCATTTCGCCCAAAAGGCGCATACCCTGGCCACCATGGCTGGCAAGAAGACAATCGCCCCCTGGGATCTGTACAAACACCTCGAAGCCCTCTGGGAGCAAATTTCCGAACTGGCCAAGCGCTTGGCCGCTCCTGTCGAGCGGGAAAAACCGGCCATCCTCGGCCTCACCAGCGAGGAGGCGGAACTCCGCCTGGAGCAGTTCGGCCCCAACCAGACCGTTAAGGAAAAGAAGATCACTTTCCTGAACCGGCTCTGGGACGCAGTTAAGAACCCCCTGGTCATCCTCCTGCTGGTGCTGGGAACCGTCGCTTTCCTCACCGACGACATGCGCTCGACCATTGTGATTATCTCCATGGCCGTGATCGGGGTGGCCCTTAAGGTCATCCAGGAGTCCAAGGCCGACACCGCCGCCGCCCAATTAAAGGCCATGGTTCACACCACGGCCACCGTGCTGCGTGATGGAGTGCGCAAGGAGATTCCCCTGGCCGGGGTGGTGCCCGGGGATATCGTCAGCCTGTCCGCCGGGGACATGATCCCGGCCGATGTGCAACTGCTCAAGGCCAAGGACCTGTACGTTAACCAGGCCACGCTCACCGGCGAGGCTATGCCCGTGGAAAAGATGTCAGTGGAGGAACCCACGGGCCAGGAACTGACCTTGGACAACCCCAGCATGTGCTTCATGGGCACCAACGTGGAATCCGGCTCCGGCCTAGCCTTGGTCATGGCCACCGGCACAAAGACCTACTTCGGCGGCATCGCGGCCAAGTTGGCCGAAAAACGCGTGGAGACGGATTTCGACAAGGGCATCAAGAAGTTCACCATGCTTATGCTCGGCTTCATGGCCTTCATGGTGCCCTTCGTCTTCCTGGTGAACGGGTATTTCAAGAGCGACTGGGCCGAGGCTTTCATGTTCGCCCTGGCCGTGGCCGTGGGTCTGACCCCGGAAATGCTGCCCATGGTGGTGACCGTATGCCTCTCCAAGGGCGCGTTGGCCATGTCCAAGCAGAAGGTCATCGTCAAGCGCCTTGAATCCATCCAGAATTTTGGAGCCATCGACGTCCTGTGCACCGACAAAACCGGCACCCTGACCCAGGACAAGATCATCCTGCAGTTGCACCTGAACGTGAGCGGCGATGAGGACGACAGCGTCTTGGAATACGCCTGCGTCAACAGCCTCTTCCAGACGGGCCTCAAGAGCGCCATCGACGACGCGGTGATCCACGACGCCCAGCGCCACGAGATCAACACCGCCAAGTATGTAAAGATCGACGAAATCCCTTTCGATTTCAAGCGCAGGCGCATGAGCGTGGTGGTCAAAGACACCGAAACCGGCAAGGTCCTGCTCATCTGCAAGGGCGCGGCCGAGGAGGTCTTCGACCACTCCGTGCGCTACCTGAAGGAGGGCGCGCTCAAGCCCCTGGAGGGCAAACACCTGGAGAAGCGGCAGCGCCTGGTCACCGACCTTAACGAGGACGGCTTCCGCGTAGTGGGCCTAGCCTACAAGGAGGTCGACGCCTCGCGTTCGGAGTTCAGCGTGGCCGACGAGAGCGAGCTGATCTTCATGGGCTACCTGGGCTTCCTGGACCCCCCCAAGGAGACTGCGGCCGAGGCGCTCAGAATCCTGGTGGACATGGGCATCACTCCCAAGATCCTCACCGGCGACAACCCCATCATCACGGCCAATATCTGCGCCCAGGTGGGCCTGGATGACGGCGGGCACATTATCACCGGCGATGAGGTCGGCTCCATGAGCGACGAGGAACTGGCCCTTAAGGTCGAAGAATACCATGTGTTCGCCAAACTCGACCCCCTGCAGAAAGAGCGGATCGTCACCATCCTGCGTAAGAACGGCCATGTGGTCGGCTTCATGGGCGACGGCATCAACGACGCCCCGGCCCTGAAGGCCGCCGACGTGGGCATCTCCGTGGACAGCGCTGTGGACATCGCCAAAGAGTCCGCCGACATCATCCTGCTGGAGAAGAGCCTGATCGTGCTGGAGAAGGGCGTGCTGGAGGGCCGCAAGGTCTTCTGCAACATCACCAAGTACATCCGCATGGGGGCCAGCTCCAACTTCGGCAACATGTTCAGCGTGCTGGGGGCCAGCGCCTTCCTGCCCTTCCTGCCCATGCTGCCCATCCAGATACTGGTCAACAACCTGATGTACGACTTCTCCCAGACGGCCATGCCCACGGACAACGTGGACGAGGACTTCCTGAAGCGGCCCCGGCGCTGGCGCATCGAGGACATCAAGGGCTACATTCTCACCCTGGGCCCCATCAGTTCGCTGTTCGACTACACCACCTTCTTCGTGATGCTGTATGCCTTCAACTGCTGGGACAATCCCAGCCTATTCCAGACCGGCTGGTTCATCGAATCACTTCTCTCCCAGACGTTGATCGTCCACGTCATCCGCACGGACAAGATTCCCTTCTTCCAAAGCAAGGCCAGCGTCCCCCTGACCCTGACGACCCTGGGCATCTGTTGTCTGGGTCTCTGGTTCCCCTTCTCGCCCTTTGCTGGGTCGCTTGGGCTGGTGGCGCTGCCGAACACGTATTGGCTGTTCCTGGTGCCCATCCTCTTCTGCTACTTGACCCTCACCCAGCTGCTGAAAACTTGGCTGGTGAGGAAGCTCGACACTGGATGGATAAAGAGCAGAGCGACACGTTAA
- a CDS encoding MgtC/SapB family protein yields the protein MSIMEFITRIGIALLLGAAIGFERQWRQRMAGLRTNALVSTGAAMFVALSYLSDHEMSQTRIAAQVVSGIGFLGAGVIMREGLSIRGLNTAATLWSAAAVGTLAGSGATLFAACGAAAILAANILLRPVARTINKQPQGYTEQIVRYKIWAICTSESEQHIRSLLLQILNNSSLRLRSLHSEDQLNPQKIEVRAELYCEGSCDQILEQAVSRLSLEGGVSAIRWEVLDSDNPALEE from the coding sequence ATGTCCATTATGGAATTTATTACTCGAATAGGGATCGCCTTGTTGCTTGGCGCGGCCATCGGGTTTGAACGTCAATGGCGGCAGCGCATGGCCGGACTGCGCACGAACGCGCTCGTTTCCACTGGAGCCGCCATGTTCGTTGCCTTGTCGTACCTGTCCGACCATGAAATGAGCCAAACCCGCATAGCCGCCCAAGTTGTCTCGGGAATCGGTTTTCTTGGCGCGGGCGTCATCATGCGTGAGGGGCTGAGCATTAGGGGGTTGAACACCGCCGCCACATTATGGAGCGCCGCCGCCGTAGGCACTCTGGCGGGCTCAGGGGCCACCCTATTTGCCGCTTGCGGGGCCGCCGCGATTCTGGCAGCCAATATCCTGCTGCGCCCGGTGGCCAGGACCATCAACAAACAGCCCCAAGGGTACACCGAACAGATCGTCAGGTACAAAATCTGGGCTATATGCACCTCGGAGAGTGAGCAGCATATCCGCTCCCTGCTCCTGCAGATCTTAAACAATTCGTCGCTGCGACTCCGCTCGCTGCACAGCGAGGACCAGCTCAATCCCCAGAAGATCGAGGTGAGAGCAGAACTTTATTGCGAAGGAAGCTGTGACCAGATTCTAGAGCAAGCAGTATCACGTCTGAGCCTGGAGGGTGGCGTGAGCGCAATTCGTTGGGAGGTCTTGGATTCCGATAACCCTGCTTTGGAAGAATGA
- a CDS encoding plasmid mobilization protein, translated as MPTKKMALWCYVNTEEHAIISANAEMAGLSRSTYIKRVCLGQSTPSLEKQHARRELLKINADLGRLGGLFKLCLSEKDTSIQALHMEVRRVLREIEARQRELKAAIARM; from the coding sequence ATGCCGACCAAGAAAATGGCACTATGGTGCTACGTCAACACTGAGGAGCACGCCATTATCTCCGCCAACGCAGAGATGGCTGGCCTGTCCAGGTCCACTTACATAAAGCGTGTCTGCCTGGGACAGTCTACGCCAAGCCTTGAAAAGCAGCACGCCAGGCGCGAGTTGCTCAAGATCAACGCCGACCTCGGAAGGCTTGGGGGACTCTTCAAACTGTGCCTGTCGGAGAAGGACACTTCGATCCAGGCATTGCACATGGAGGTGCGGAGGGTGCTCAGGGAGATTGAGGCCCGGCAACGGGAACTGAAGGCTGCAATCGCTCGAATGTGA
- a CDS encoding Fic family protein — MSPQYKPPYSITSAVVKLIAEISEALGRMTVLADQCRALRLRRINRIRTIHGSLAIEGNTLSEAQVTAILDGKKVIAPPREVQEVKNALAAYDRFDTWRPEAEKDLLEAHRILMSGLVDEAGMYRRGGVGVMARKEVIHMAPPAARVPILMVDLFNWLAATDAHPLIASSVFHYEFEFIHPFADGNGRMGRLWQSLILASWNPLFADISVESLIFEHQAEYYQALRASTRQSDSAPFIAFMLRMLLDTVATSAPQVTPQVTP; from the coding sequence ATGAGCCCGCAATACAAGCCGCCTTACTCCATCACGTCTGCCGTGGTGAAACTGATCGCCGAGATCAGCGAGGCCCTCGGACGGATGACCGTGCTCGCCGACCAGTGCAGGGCGTTGCGGCTTCGACGCATCAACCGCATCCGTACCATTCACGGCTCTCTGGCTATCGAGGGCAATACCCTAAGTGAGGCGCAGGTCACCGCCATCCTGGATGGGAAGAAGGTGATCGCCCCGCCCCGTGAGGTGCAGGAGGTGAAAAACGCCCTGGCCGCCTACGATCGTTTCGATACCTGGCGGCCCGAGGCGGAAAAGGACCTGCTGGAAGCGCATCGCATCCTGATGTCCGGCTTGGTTGACGAAGCTGGCATGTACCGGCGCGGTGGCGTGGGAGTCATGGCCAGGAAGGAGGTGATCCACATGGCTCCCCCGGCGGCTCGGGTTCCGATACTGATGGTCGACCTGTTCAACTGGCTTGCGGCCACCGATGCCCATCCGCTCATCGCCAGTTCGGTCTTCCACTACGAATTTGAATTCATCCACCCCTTTGCCGACGGCAACGGTCGCATGGGGCGGTTGTGGCAGAGCCTGATTCTGGCCAGCTGGAATCCCTTGTTTGCCGACATCTCGGTGGAAAGCCTGATCTTCGAGCACCAGGCCGAGTATTATCAGGCCTTGCGAGCGAGCACTCGCCAGAGCGACTCCGCGCCCTTCATCGCCTTTATGCTTCGAATGCTCCTGGACACGGTGGCTACCTCCGCCCCCCAAGTCACGCCCCAAGTTACCCCCTAA
- a CDS encoding Fic family protein — translation MLTAMQGEMSREALQAALGLLDRKSFRERYLKPALADGLIEMTIPGKPNSRLQQYRLTDKGRQWLFQHTEDDLR, via the coding sequence CTGCTGACGGCGATGCAAGGAGAGATGAGCCGCGAGGCGCTGCAAGCCGCCCTCGGCCTGCTGGATCGCAAATCCTTCCGCGAACGCTACCTCAAACCGGCCCTGGCCGACGGTTTGATCGAAATGACCATCCCAGGCAAACCCAATAGCCGCCTGCAGCAATACCGCCTGACAGACAAGGGCAGACAGTGGCTGTTTCAGCATACCGAAGATGACTTGAGGTGA
- a CDS encoding PDDEXK nuclease domain-containing protein, with protein MSELDKNHPGPDYTHLLIEVKERVRSAQYAALKAVNTELVGLYWDIGRMIVERQRNAEHGTAIAEQLSNDLRTEFPGVSGFSRRNVFYMREFYLLYRDDKRVQPLVAQIGWTHNLVIFQGCKDPLEREFYIRMTRKFGWSKNVLIHQIGNQSYEKSLLGQTNFDQALKPELRAQAKLAVKDEYTFDFLELGEEHSERELERALITRIEDFLRTMGGMFAFMGSQYRLEVAGDEYFIDMLLFHRRLKALVAIELKIGKFMPEFVGKMQFYLAALDRLVRQEDENPSIGIILCKEKNRTVVEYALHDARKPIGVATYETTRTLPKELKGQLPQPEEIAALLEGIEQ; from the coding sequence ATGAGCGAACTGGATAAGAATCATCCTGGCCCGGACTACACGCACCTTCTCATCGAGGTTAAAGAGCGCGTCCGTTCGGCGCAGTATGCCGCGCTGAAAGCGGTCAATACCGAGCTGGTCGGGCTCTACTGGGACATCGGGCGGATGATCGTGGAACGGCAGAGAAACGCCGAACATGGCACAGCCATCGCCGAACAGTTGTCCAATGACCTGCGGACGGAGTTTCCTGGAGTCAGCGGTTTTTCCCGGCGCAATGTTTTCTATATGCGGGAGTTTTACCTTCTTTATCGCGACGACAAGCGAGTGCAACCACTGGTTGCACAAATCGGCTGGACTCATAATCTGGTGATATTCCAGGGCTGCAAAGATCCGCTGGAGCGGGAGTTCTACATCCGCATGACCCGCAAGTTCGGCTGGTCGAAAAACGTGCTCATCCACCAGATCGGGAATCAGAGCTACGAAAAATCCCTGCTCGGCCAGACCAATTTCGACCAGGCGCTGAAGCCGGAGCTTCGCGCCCAGGCCAAGTTGGCGGTGAAGGACGAATACACCTTCGATTTTCTGGAGCTGGGAGAAGAGCACAGCGAGCGTGAGCTGGAACGGGCGCTCATCACCCGGATCGAGGACTTCCTGCGGACCATGGGCGGCATGTTCGCCTTCATGGGCAGCCAGTACCGGCTGGAGGTGGCGGGCGATGAATACTTCATCGACATGTTGCTGTTCCATCGACGGCTGAAGGCGCTGGTGGCCATCGAACTGAAAATAGGCAAGTTCATGCCGGAGTTCGTCGGCAAGATGCAGTTCTATCTGGCTGCGCTGGATCGGCTGGTCCGGCAGGAGGACGAGAACCCCTCCATCGGCATCATCCTCTGCAAGGAGAAGAACCGCACCGTGGTGGAGTATGCCCTGCACGACGCCCGAAAGCCCATCGGCGTGGCGACCTACGAAACAACCCGCACCCTGCCGAAAGAACTGAAAGGTCAACTGCCCCAGCCTGAAGAGATCGCGGCCCTGCTGGAGGGGATTGAGCAATGA